In Alphaproteobacteria bacterium, the genomic stretch GAATGACAGAAGAACTGAACCCCGATCGGAGCACGGGAGAGGACGCTCCAGACGCTATCGGCTATCGCCATCCGCCCACATCAACACGCTTCAAAAAGGGCCACAGCGGTAACCCAAAGGGAAGACCCAAGGGCCGCAAAAATGGGCTGCCCTAGGA encodes the following:
- a CDS encoding DUF5681 domain-containing protein; this translates as MTEELNPDRSTGEDAPDAIGYRHPPTSTRFKKGHSGNPKGRPKGRKNGLP